A single Agrococcus sp. ARC_14 DNA region contains:
- a CDS encoding PPOX class F420-dependent oxidoreductase, whose translation MATIPEQYRYLLEQPLFAHLATLRPDGTPQVNPMWFGYDGEHLLFTHTNTRQKFKNLQANPAMAVSMTDPEKPYLYVEVRGHLAEVIDDPTGAYYVELQQRYGSTSATPPPDAASRVILKMAVDKVSGRVETPQHLE comes from the coding sequence ATGGCGACGATCCCCGAGCAGTACCGCTACCTCCTCGAGCAGCCGCTCTTCGCGCACCTCGCGACGCTGCGGCCCGACGGCACCCCGCAGGTGAACCCGATGTGGTTCGGCTACGACGGCGAGCACCTCCTCTTCACGCACACGAACACGCGGCAGAAGTTCAAGAATCTGCAGGCCAACCCGGCGATGGCGGTCTCGATGACCGACCCCGAGAAGCCCTACCTCTACGTCGAGGTGCGCGGCCACCTCGCCGAGGTGATCGACGACCCCACCGGCGCCTACTACGTCGAGCTGCAGCAGCGCTACGGCAGCACCTCGGCGACGCCGCCGCCGGATGCCGCCAGTCGCGTCATCCTGAAGATGGCGGTCGACAAGGTCTCCGGCCGGGTGGAGACGCCGCAGCACCTGGAGTAG
- a CDS encoding GNAT family N-acetyltransferase, which translates to MADGDMHTRRATPADAVALQSLLAAHRHADEEDEKVDRYRERLGALVMNDAHHIVVAEADGQLLGYAAAQDYGPAPQRDWSIARMHDLWVTPDARGRGAGTALFQAVRDWAEQQTRIRVLEWQSLEVAAEFYRKLGLSGERVDEADPRALYEIEVHLPKRQ; encoded by the coding sequence ATGGCCGACGGCGACATGCACACCCGACGCGCGACCCCCGCTGACGCGGTCGCGCTGCAGTCGCTCCTCGCCGCCCATCGGCACGCCGACGAGGAAGACGAGAAGGTCGATCGCTACCGCGAGCGCCTCGGTGCCCTCGTGATGAACGACGCCCACCACATCGTGGTCGCCGAGGCCGACGGCCAGCTGCTCGGCTACGCCGCCGCCCAGGACTACGGCCCCGCGCCGCAGCGCGACTGGTCGATCGCGCGCATGCACGACCTGTGGGTCACTCCAGATGCTCGCGGCCGCGGTGCGGGCACCGCGCTGTTCCAGGCGGTGCGCGACTGGGCCGAGCAGCAGACGCGCATCCGCGTGCTCGAGTGGCAGTCGCTCGAGGTGGCCGCCGAGTTCTACCGGAAGCTCGGCCTCTCGGGCGAGCGCGTCGACGAGGCCGACCCGCGAGCGCTGTACGAGATCGAAGTGCACCTGCCGAAGCGGCAGTAG
- a CDS encoding histidine phosphatase family protein, with translation MTDDQHTAQADTAQADAAQAEAAQADAGQHLPEELAAFAAGRAVRLRIVRHAETEHNINHLMQGWSDSPITEPGHRQIAAVARHLAQHRFDLAFSSDLQRTRTTAEGILAALDPQPPIEYSELLREWNFGAHEERPAADVWQEVIVEHGFEVDRELSALRAIGEQVGWRGLFDTIAKLDSSGQAEQAAATVMRADAALEHVIRAAGSAAGEGEVEVLIVSHGGFITSLLRQLVPELTPDVILPNCSISTVSLPAGTLVWQLDGLGEVAADLAG, from the coding sequence ATGACCGACGACCAGCACACAGCGCAGGCCGACACCGCGCAGGCCGACGCAGCGCAGGCCGAGGCAGCCCAGGCCGACGCCGGGCAGCACCTGCCCGAGGAGCTCGCGGCCTTCGCGGCCGGCCGAGCCGTGCGGCTGCGCATCGTGCGGCACGCCGAGACCGAGCACAACATCAACCACCTCATGCAGGGCTGGTCAGACTCGCCGATCACCGAGCCCGGGCACCGGCAGATCGCGGCCGTCGCCCGGCACCTGGCGCAGCACCGCTTCGACCTCGCCTTCTCCTCCGACCTGCAGCGCACCCGCACGACGGCAGAGGGCATCCTCGCCGCCCTCGACCCCCAGCCGCCGATCGAGTACAGCGAGCTGCTGCGCGAGTGGAACTTCGGTGCCCACGAGGAGCGCCCCGCCGCCGACGTGTGGCAGGAGGTCATCGTCGAGCACGGCTTCGAGGTCGACCGCGAGCTCAGCGCGCTGCGCGCCATCGGCGAGCAGGTGGGCTGGCGCGGGCTGTTCGACACGATCGCGAAGCTCGACTCGTCGGGGCAGGCCGAGCAGGCAGCCGCCACGGTGATGCGGGCGGATGCGGCACTCGAGCACGTCATCCGCGCGGCCGGGTCGGCGGCGGGAGAGGGCGAGGTGGAGGTGCTGATCGTGTCGCACGGCGGCTTCATCACGTCGCTGCTGCGCCAGCTGGTGCCGGAGCTCACGCCCGACGTCATCCTGCCGAACTGCTCGATCTCGACCGTCTCGCTGCCCGCGGGCACGCTCGTGTGGCAGCTCGACGGCCTCGGCGAGGTCGCAGCCGACCTGGCAGGCTGA
- a CDS encoding rhodanese-related sulfurtransferase yields MHKVLLYYRFTPIADPEAVRLWQRALCERLGLTGRILISPHGINGTVGGDLDACKRYARATREYSGFRGMDIKWSTGTGADFPRLSVKVRDEIVTFGAPDELEVDADGVVGGGRHLTPGELHELVEERSDVVFFDGRNRFEAEVGRFKGAIVPDVETTRDFVELLDSGAYDHLKDTPIVTYCTGGVRCEVLSSLMQKRGFQDVYQLDGGIVRYGESFGNTGLWEGSLYVFDQRQTVDFGADAAVLGACASCGAPTGGMGNCRLWSCRKQVPVCEACEPACAEHVAAA; encoded by the coding sequence ATGCACAAGGTGCTGCTCTACTACCGCTTCACGCCCATCGCCGACCCCGAGGCCGTGCGGCTGTGGCAGCGCGCGCTCTGCGAGCGGCTGGGGCTGACCGGGCGCATCCTCATCTCGCCCCACGGCATCAACGGCACGGTCGGGGGCGACCTGGATGCGTGCAAGCGATACGCGCGCGCGACCCGGGAGTACTCGGGGTTCCGGGGGATGGACATCAAGTGGTCGACCGGCACCGGTGCCGACTTCCCGCGGCTGAGCGTGAAGGTGCGCGACGAGATCGTCACGTTCGGGGCGCCCGATGAGCTCGAGGTCGACGCGGATGGCGTGGTGGGCGGCGGCCGGCACCTCACGCCGGGCGAGCTGCACGAGCTGGTCGAGGAACGCTCCGATGTGGTGTTCTTCGACGGCCGCAACCGCTTCGAGGCGGAGGTCGGTCGCTTCAAGGGCGCCATCGTGCCCGACGTCGAGACCACCCGCGACTTCGTCGAGCTGCTCGACTCGGGCGCCTACGACCACCTGAAGGACACGCCGATCGTGACCTACTGCACCGGCGGCGTGCGCTGCGAGGTGCTGAGCTCACTCATGCAGAAGCGCGGCTTCCAGGACGTCTACCAGCTCGACGGCGGCATCGTGCGCTACGGCGAGAGCTTCGGCAACACGGGCCTGTGGGAGGGTTCGCTCTACGTCTTCGACCAGCGGCAGACGGTCGACTTCGGGGCGGATGCGGCGGTGCTGGGTGCGTGCGCGAGCTGCGGTGCCCCCACGGGCGGCATGGGCAACTGCCGGCTCTGGTCGTGCCGCAAGCAGGTGCCGGTGTGCGAGGCGTGCGAGCCGGCCTGCGCCGAGCACGTCGCGGCGGCCTGA
- a CDS encoding acyl-CoA thioesterase — MWLQWLMAMTVKSKGRPALGIDGVARTPFMVLPTDIDLLGHMNNGRYLSYMDLARVDMTNRTGMSAVLDKAGIYAVVGQSTMVYRRSLDLWQRFDIETAVQGADERAIYLQQRFVVDGEVHARGVVQGRFIERGVGTATIARVVEVLEAAGLSVPLPALDQRVHDWAEMNRLPSNRVSAPSTWGSRTPV; from the coding sequence ATGTGGTTGCAGTGGCTGATGGCGATGACGGTGAAGAGCAAGGGGCGCCCGGCGCTCGGGATCGATGGGGTGGCGCGGACGCCGTTCATGGTGCTGCCGACCGACATCGATCTGCTGGGCCACATGAACAACGGCCGCTACCTCTCGTACATGGATCTCGCGCGCGTCGACATGACCAATCGCACGGGCATGTCGGCGGTGCTCGACAAGGCCGGCATCTACGCGGTGGTGGGGCAATCGACGATGGTCTATCGGCGCAGCCTCGACCTGTGGCAGCGCTTCGACATCGAGACGGCGGTGCAGGGCGCCGACGAGCGGGCGATCTATCTGCAGCAGCGCTTCGTCGTCGACGGCGAGGTGCACGCCCGCGGCGTCGTGCAGGGCCGCTTCATCGAGCGGGGCGTCGGCACGGCGACGATCGCGCGCGTCGTCGAGGTGCTCGAGGCAGCAGGGCTGTCGGTGCCGCTGCCGGCGCTCGACCAGCGCGTGCACGACTGGGCCGAGATGAACCGGCTGCCGTCGAACCGCGTGTCGGCGCCCTCGACGTGGGGCAGCCGCACGCCGGTCTGA
- a CDS encoding NAD(P)/FAD-dependent oxidoreductase yields the protein MPSGRASVVIIGGGHNGLTAAAYLARAGVDVTVLERLPHVGGAAVSTSGFVGLDASLSRYSYLVSLLPQQIIGDLGLDVRLARRRYSSYTPEPGTDRGLLIDAGDEAATRASFAAIGAADDADGFARFYQRTTRLAGALFPTLTQPLPTAESARTAAGAASAWSEIVDAPIAEAVEAAAAHDLVRGVIATDALIGTFASLDDPGLEQNRCLLYHVIGGGTGDWDVPIGGMGRVSGGLEQAARAAGATILTGVTVTRVTPDGEVTWEERVGGLPTGSDGLPTGIELTAGFDLVLSAVAPHVLAGLLGEEAPRPEGAQVKVNMLLRRLPRLRDSVAAEAAFGGTFHINETYTQLGAAFRAAAGGSVPEPLPCEIYCHSLTDPTILGDELRASGAHTLTVFGLQVPDRLLTPETNERMRGELERAVLASLDSVLAEPIEPLLLEGRDGPALETKTTLDIEDALAMPGGNIFHGPLSWPWLEAEPTGPAEAWGVETSHARILMAGAGARRGGAVSGVGGHNAAHAALELLAGRL from the coding sequence ATGCCCAGTGGCCGAGCCAGCGTCGTCATCATCGGCGGAGGCCACAACGGCCTGACCGCCGCCGCCTACCTCGCCCGCGCCGGCGTCGACGTGACGGTGCTCGAGCGCCTGCCGCACGTGGGCGGCGCGGCCGTGTCGACGAGCGGGTTCGTCGGGCTTGACGCGAGCCTGTCGCGCTACTCCTACCTGGTGAGCCTGCTGCCGCAGCAGATCATCGGCGACCTGGGGCTCGACGTGCGGCTCGCGCGCCGCCGCTACTCCTCCTACACGCCGGAGCCGGGCACCGACCGCGGCCTGCTGATCGACGCGGGCGACGAGGCGGCCACGCGCGCCTCCTTCGCGGCGATCGGGGCGGCGGACGATGCGGATGGGTTCGCCCGCTTCTACCAGCGCACGACACGACTGGCGGGCGCGCTGTTCCCGACGCTCACGCAGCCCCTCCCCACGGCGGAGTCCGCGCGCACGGCCGCTGGCGCCGCATCCGCGTGGTCCGAGATCGTCGATGCGCCGATCGCCGAGGCCGTCGAGGCGGCCGCGGCGCACGATCTCGTGCGCGGTGTGATCGCGACCGATGCGCTGATCGGCACCTTCGCGTCGCTCGACGATCCGGGCCTCGAGCAGAACCGCTGCCTGCTGTACCACGTGATCGGCGGCGGCACCGGGGACTGGGATGTGCCGATCGGCGGCATGGGCCGCGTCTCTGGCGGGCTCGAGCAGGCGGCGCGCGCTGCTGGAGCGACGATCCTCACGGGCGTGACCGTGACGCGGGTGACGCCCGATGGCGAGGTGACGTGGGAGGAGCGCGTCGGCGGCCTACCGACCGGCTCGGACGGCCTGCCGACCGGCATCGAGCTGACCGCGGGCTTCGATCTGGTGCTCTCGGCCGTCGCGCCGCACGTGCTCGCGGGGCTGCTCGGCGAGGAGGCGCCTCGGCCCGAGGGCGCGCAGGTGAAGGTCAACATGCTGCTGCGGCGCCTGCCTCGGCTGCGCGACAGCGTCGCTGCCGAGGCTGCCTTCGGCGGCACCTTCCACATCAACGAGACCTACACGCAGCTCGGCGCGGCCTTCCGCGCGGCGGCGGGCGGCAGCGTGCCAGAGCCGCTGCCGTGCGAGATCTACTGCCACTCGCTCACCGACCCGACGATCCTCGGTGACGAGCTGCGCGCATCCGGCGCCCACACCCTCACCGTCTTCGGGCTGCAAGTGCCCGACCGGCTGCTGACACCGGAGACGAACGAACGGATGCGCGGAGAGCTCGAGCGGGCCGTGCTGGCCTCGCTCGACTCGGTGCTCGCCGAGCCGATCGAGCCGCTGCTGCTCGAGGGGCGTGACGGGCCGGCGCTCGAGACCAAGACGACGCTCGACATCGAGGACGCGCTCGCGATGCCGGGCGGCAACATCTTCCACGGCCCGCTGTCGTGGCCGTGGCTCGAGGCGGAGCCGACCGGGCCAGCGGAGGCGTGGGGCGTCGAGACGTCGCACGCTCGGATCCTGATGGCCGGTGCGGGCGCCCGGCGCGGCGGCGCCGTCTCTGGCGTCGGCGGCCACAACGCGGCGCACGCGGCGCTGGAGCTGCTGGCGGGCCGGCTGTAG